GGGATGGAAAGGATCTGGCCCAGGTATACGACTGGAACTACCATCTTACCGAAGATGACCTGAAAGAAGTGGAGGCAGCTCTCCAGCACTTCAAGGGTACGCCACATCACCTATTACAAGATCTTTGGCTAACGAAGAAGCTCTGCACTTGCCTCTGGGGCTTGTCAACCAGGAAACGTTTCCCCTGCCAAAGCTACACGAGACTCTCCGCTCCATCTCAAAGGAAATCCATGTAGGCCGCGGGTTCAAGGTAATCCGCGGTGTCCCTGTCGACCAGCACACCCGCGaagagaacatcatcatctaCGCAGGGATCACCTCGCACATCGGGCCAGTCCGCGGGCGTCAAGACACCAACTGGCAAGGCCAGCCGGCCGATGTAGTCCTCGCGCACATCACCGACCTCAGTCGCAAGGTCgacaccatcaccatcaaagcGCCGGCGTATACAACCGAGAAGCAGGTCTTCCACACTGACGCAGGCGACATTATCACTCTATTCGCCCTCGAAGAGGCAGAGAGCGGCGGCCAGAGCTATCTCTCTAGCAGCTGGCATGTATACAACGAGTTGGCCCGCACCAGACCCGATCTCATCCACACCCTTGCCGAGCCTTGGGTTACCGACCAGGGAAAGGAAGCCGTCAGTCGGTCGCTGCTGTATCACCAGCCGGAAGATGGTGATTCTCCAGAGCGCTTGATTATTCAGTACGCCCGCCGTAACTTCACGGGATACTGGGGGAAACCTCGCGCCGCGACCCTTCCGCCTATCACCGAAGCCCAGGCAGAGGCCTTGGATGCGCTGCATTACCTCGCGG
This region of Aspergillus puulaauensis MK2 DNA, chromosome 5, nearly complete sequence genomic DNA includes:
- a CDS encoding TauD/TfdA family dioxygenase (COG:I;~EggNog:ENOG410PJYC;~InterPro:IPR042098,IPR003819;~PFAM:PF02668;~go_function: GO:0016491 - oxidoreductase activity [Evidence IEA];~go_process: GO:0055114 - oxidation-reduction process [Evidence IEA]), producing the protein MAPVAVIAPVPVGPPGQPDIQYLPDPIKYAARTKRRQQQDLPRTLPEGFPQKLDSDLAWDGKDLAQVYDWNYHLTEDDLKEVEAALQHFKALHLPLGLVNQETFPLPKLHETLRSISKEIHVGRGFKVIRGVPVDQHTREENIIIYAGITSHIGPVRGRQDTNWQGQPADVVLAHITDLSRKVDTITIKAPAYTTEKQVFHTDAGDIITLFALEEAESGGQSYLSSSWHVYNELARTRPDLIHTLAEPWVTDQGKEAVSRSLLYHQPEDGDSPERLIIQYARRNFTGYWGKPRAATLPPITEAQAEALDALHYLAEKSAVSLDFHKGDIQVVNNLSIFHARAEFTDSDAKRRHLVRLWLRDPELAWKTPDGLKSRWEYVYDGVSAENSVFPLDPFVRSQ